The proteins below are encoded in one region of Vicinamibacterales bacterium:
- a CDS encoding HAD family hydrolase, with amino-acid sequence MTLRRGKPTSVNTKAVFFDVDFTLIHPGPAFQGHGYAEACARHGVAVDAARFEAAVAQASANLDARGGVYDPAVFIGYTLRIIEAMGGSGAGAEAAARDLYDAWSSCHHFTLYEEVPDVLRDLRQSGYTIGLISNTQRSLATFEEHFELHGLFDVSISSAEHGYMKPHRSIFEAGLRRAGVAAAEAVMVGDSVPHDIAGALSLGMRGVLVVRSGLSKGAPPEVPVIHSLRELPALL; translated from the coding sequence ATGACGCTTCGGCGAGGCAAGCCCACGAGTGTGAACACCAAGGCCGTCTTCTTCGACGTCGACTTCACGCTGATCCATCCCGGCCCCGCGTTCCAGGGCCACGGCTACGCCGAGGCCTGCGCGCGTCACGGCGTCGCGGTCGACGCGGCGCGGTTCGAGGCTGCGGTGGCACAGGCGTCGGCGAACCTGGACGCGCGCGGCGGTGTCTACGATCCCGCGGTGTTCATCGGCTACACGCTGCGGATCATCGAAGCGATGGGCGGATCCGGCGCCGGCGCCGAGGCGGCGGCGCGCGATCTCTACGATGCCTGGTCGTCGTGCCACCACTTCACGCTGTACGAGGAAGTCCCCGACGTGCTGCGCGATCTCCGCCAATCGGGTTACACGATCGGCCTGATCTCCAACACCCAGCGGTCGCTCGCCACGTTCGAGGAGCACTTCGAGCTGCACGGGCTGTTCGACGTCTCGATCTCGTCGGCCGAGCACGGCTACATGAAGCCGCATCGCTCGATCTTCGAGGCCGGCCTGCGCCGCGCCGGCGTCGCCGCGGCGGAAGCGGTGATGGTCGGCGACAGCGTGCCGCACGACATCGCCGGCGCGCTCTCGCTCGGGATGCGCGGCGTGCTGGTCGTGCGGTCCGGGCTCTCGAAAGGGGCGCCGCCGGAGGTGCCGGTGATCCATTCGCTGCGCGAGCTGCCGGCGCTCCTGTGA
- a CDS encoding pitrilysin family protein has protein sequence MTTTVASGLTAVREPLANGAVLIVQETAFSPAVTINLAFRAGSLEEPDDRPGLAWFLGRVIDRGTATRSAMAVAEALDDRGVALRVSTNRHVLSLSCTCLSEDFHHIFGVLADVVRNPVFPEEEIEKRRAETITAIRQDLDNPGVRASEALQTLLYGASHPYGRPAKGTIASVERFTRADLVAFHRARFGPAALSIAIVGDVRADTALAAARDAFDGWDAVPAPNRPVPPVSRAAARQQAAIEMADKSQTDIAYGFTSISRLDPAYCSHWVMNNILGQFGLGGRLAENIRERQGMAYYAFSSFDPSLGPGPLVIRAGVDPANVERAIAAIDAEVGALGREGATERELAETRQYLIGSIPRMLETNQSIAVFLQTAEFFGLGLDYDRRLPSLLRAVTLEDVNAAAAAVLDPERACVAVAGSAFARGDGHASFGEAGSAFARGDSDASFGGQAPPSVPHH, from the coding sequence ATGACGACGACGGTGGCGAGCGGGCTGACCGCGGTTCGCGAGCCGCTGGCGAACGGGGCGGTGTTGATCGTCCAGGAAACCGCCTTCTCGCCGGCCGTCACCATCAACCTGGCGTTCCGCGCCGGCAGTCTCGAAGAGCCGGACGATCGTCCGGGGCTGGCCTGGTTTCTCGGCCGCGTCATCGATCGGGGCACGGCGACGCGAAGCGCCATGGCCGTCGCCGAAGCGCTCGACGACCGCGGCGTCGCGCTGCGGGTCTCGACCAACCGCCACGTGCTCTCGCTGTCCTGCACCTGCCTCAGCGAGGACTTTCACCACATCTTCGGCGTGCTCGCCGACGTGGTCCGCAATCCGGTGTTCCCCGAAGAGGAAATCGAGAAGCGGCGGGCGGAGACGATCACGGCGATCCGGCAGGATCTCGACAACCCGGGGGTGCGGGCGAGCGAGGCGCTGCAAACGCTGCTCTATGGGGCGTCGCATCCCTACGGGCGTCCGGCGAAGGGGACGATCGCCAGCGTCGAGCGGTTCACGCGCGCCGATCTCGTTGCCTTCCATCGCGCCCGGTTCGGACCCGCCGCACTCTCGATCGCGATCGTCGGTGACGTGCGCGCCGACACGGCGCTGGCGGCGGCGCGCGACGCCTTCGACGGCTGGGATGCCGTGCCGGCGCCGAACCGGCCGGTGCCGCCGGTGAGCCGGGCCGCGGCCCGGCAGCAGGCGGCAATCGAGATGGCGGACAAGTCGCAGACGGACATCGCGTACGGGTTCACGAGCATCAGCCGGCTGGATCCGGCGTACTGCAGCCACTGGGTGATGAACAACATCCTCGGGCAGTTCGGGCTCGGCGGCCGGCTCGCGGAGAACATCCGCGAGCGGCAGGGCATGGCGTACTACGCGTTCAGCTCGTTCGACCCGAGTCTCGGCCCGGGGCCGCTGGTGATTCGCGCCGGTGTCGATCCGGCGAACGTCGAGCGCGCGATTGCGGCGATCGACGCGGAAGTCGGCGCCCTCGGCCGCGAGGGGGCGACGGAACGGGAGCTGGCCGAGACCAGGCAGTACCTGATCGGTTCGATCCCGCGGATGCTGGAGACGAATCAGAGCATCGCGGTGTTCCTCCAGACCGCCGAGTTCTTCGGTCTCGGCCTGGACTACGATCGCAGGCTGCCGTCGCTGCTGCGCGCGGTCACGCTCGAGGACGTCAACGCGGCGGCCGCCGCCGTGCTCGATCCCGAGCGCGCGTGCGTTGCCGTCGCCGGCTCCGCCTTCGCTCGCGGTGACGGGCACGCGAGCTTCGGCGAGGCAGGCTCCGCCTTCGCTCGCGGTGACAGTGACGCGAGCTTCGGCGGGCAAGCCCCGCCTTCGGTTCCGCATCATTGA
- a CDS encoding pitrilysin family protein has protein sequence MRSTHLDNGLKILVQELHTAPLVSVWCWYKVGSGDEAPGRTGVSHWVEHMNFKGTTNIPRDEMKGIVEKFGGTWNGYTWLDQTTYLETAGRDALDTLLFIEAERMAHGLYEPQECESERTVIISELQGGENDPDQLLDTEVTATAFRAHPYRHPTIGWIDDLRTMTRDDLYGHYRRHYVPSNATLVVVGDVDTEDVLRRAQRQFGSLNGGPAPLQTRPAEPVQIGERRVLLEREGTTAYLKFAWHSPAARHADFFPMLVLDAALTGAKGLNIWSSFRGAPPQRRARLYTALVERGLASAVGGSLLPTREPFLYSVGFTATDGVPLADLEAAATSEIERVREQGLTDEEVLRAKRQLRARLVFENDSVTNVAHQLGYFETVTGPGYFEEMPSHLAAVTAAQVADVAARYLARERRTVGWFRPLERKR, from the coding sequence GTGCGGTCCACTCATTTGGACAATGGGCTGAAGATCCTGGTTCAGGAGCTTCATACCGCGCCGCTGGTATCGGTCTGGTGCTGGTACAAAGTCGGCTCGGGCGACGAGGCGCCGGGACGCACCGGCGTCTCGCACTGGGTCGAGCACATGAATTTCAAGGGCACGACCAACATCCCTCGCGACGAAATGAAGGGGATCGTCGAGAAATTCGGCGGCACCTGGAACGGATACACCTGGCTCGATCAGACCACCTATCTCGAGACGGCCGGCAGGGACGCCCTCGATACGCTGCTGTTCATCGAAGCGGAGCGGATGGCGCACGGGCTCTACGAGCCGCAGGAATGCGAGTCCGAGCGGACGGTCATCATCTCGGAGCTGCAGGGCGGGGAGAACGATCCGGATCAGCTCCTCGACACCGAGGTCACGGCCACTGCCTTCCGCGCCCATCCGTACCGCCACCCGACCATCGGCTGGATCGACGATCTGAGGACGATGACGCGGGATGACCTCTACGGCCACTATCGGCGTCACTATGTGCCCTCGAACGCGACGCTGGTGGTGGTCGGCGACGTCGACACGGAGGACGTGCTGCGCCGGGCGCAGCGGCAGTTCGGCAGTTTGAACGGCGGTCCGGCGCCCCTGCAGACCCGGCCAGCCGAACCGGTCCAGATCGGCGAGCGCCGGGTGCTGCTCGAACGCGAGGGGACGACTGCCTACCTCAAGTTCGCGTGGCACTCGCCGGCGGCGCGCCACGCGGATTTTTTCCCCATGCTCGTGCTCGACGCCGCGCTCACCGGCGCGAAGGGGCTCAACATCTGGTCGAGCTTCCGCGGCGCCCCGCCGCAGCGGCGCGCCCGGCTGTACACCGCACTCGTGGAGCGCGGATTGGCCTCCGCCGTGGGCGGCTCGCTGCTGCCGACGCGCGAGCCGTTCCTCTACAGCGTCGGCTTCACCGCCACGGACGGGGTTCCACTGGCCGACCTCGAGGCCGCGGCGACCTCGGAGATCGAGCGCGTGCGCGAGCAGGGGCTGACGGACGAGGAAGTGCTTCGCGCGAAGCGTCAACTCCGCGCCCGGCTGGTCTTCGAGAACGACAGCGTCACCAACGTCGCGCATCAACTCGGGTACTTCGAGACCGTCACGGGACCGGGATACTTCGAGGAGATGCCGTCGCATCTCGCCGCGGTGACGGCAGCGCAGGTGGCCGACGTCGCGGCGCGCTATCTCGCGCGCGAGCGGCGGACCGTCGGCTGGTTCCGCCCTCTGGAGCGCAAGCGATGA
- the ileS gene encoding isoleucine--tRNA ligase, translating into MADWKDTLNLPRTGFPMKANLPTTEPEALARWAGMDLYGKIQAARAGAPKFVLHDGPPYANGQIHLGTALNKILKDFVVKSRSMAGFDTPYVPGYDCHGLPIELKVDRELGPRKRDMSTADFRRACRAYAERFIGAMTEDFQRLGIFGDWEHPYLTMDFRYQAAIARALGKFVERGLVYKGKKPVHWCIHCRTALAEAEVEYEEHSSPSIYVEFPLAPESADEIARRIPDLRGRDVSVLIWTTTPWTIPSNLAIAFHPDFDYGAYEVGSRVVIVAEALAPRVAEAGGKTFGPPVARFKGATLEHIRFQHPLYARISLGVLGDYVTLDAGTGAVHTAPGHGADDFNTGVRYGLDIYAPVGPSGLFLETVDMFAGQRVFDANPHIEQALKERARLWHRADFAHQYPHCWRCHNPVIFLATSQWFIRMDGEPAVPSSGGAKTLRQAGLDAIDRDVKWIPAWGRDRLFNMVSNRPDWCISRQRAWGVPIPAVDCSSCGEAIMTAAMVERAASVFDQYGADAWYERPIEEFLPDGLTCPSCGGTSFDRERDILDVWFDSGSSHEAVLPFRRELTWPADIYLEGSDQHRGWFQSSLLVGLGTRGRAPFREVLTHGFLIDVDGRKMSKSLGNTVLPQEVIKESGAEILRLWVAMSDFREELRVGKQILARVVEAYRKFRNTLRYLVSNLYDFDPATDAVAVEQLQAVDRFILSRYASTAAAGMRGYEEYDYPSVFQTLNQFLTVDLSAFYADVSKDRLYTFGAGSRERRSAQTAMFIMADGLARLLAPVLPVTSDELWRHKPGSAEPSVHIATFPRDVERLIDRGTEREWAALLDVRDTVNRALENARQAKTIGTSLAAHVALTAGGASADLLRRHEADLPMLFIVSQISLDTGGPEGVSVSVSRAEGEKCDRCWRVLPELSREPRVDGLCARCVEALPAGSGPSTRSGSSRTEPTGGSAHRSFSKGGEVA; encoded by the coding sequence ATGGCCGACTGGAAGGACACGCTCAACCTGCCCCGTACGGGCTTCCCGATGAAGGCGAACCTGCCGACCACCGAGCCGGAGGCGCTCGCGCGGTGGGCCGGGATGGATCTGTACGGAAAGATACAGGCGGCCCGCGCCGGCGCGCCGAAGTTCGTGCTGCACGACGGACCGCCGTACGCGAACGGCCAGATCCACCTCGGCACCGCGCTGAACAAGATCCTCAAGGACTTCGTCGTCAAGTCGCGGTCGATGGCGGGCTTCGACACCCCCTACGTGCCGGGGTACGACTGTCACGGGCTGCCGATCGAGCTGAAGGTGGATCGCGAGCTCGGCCCGCGCAAGCGCGACATGAGCACGGCCGACTTCCGGCGCGCGTGCCGCGCGTATGCCGAGCGGTTCATCGGCGCGATGACCGAGGACTTCCAGCGCCTCGGCATCTTCGGCGACTGGGAGCACCCGTACCTGACGATGGACTTCCGCTACCAGGCGGCGATCGCGCGGGCGCTGGGCAAGTTCGTCGAGCGGGGGCTCGTCTATAAAGGCAAGAAGCCGGTCCACTGGTGCATTCACTGCCGCACCGCGCTCGCCGAAGCGGAGGTCGAGTACGAGGAACACTCGTCGCCGTCGATCTACGTCGAATTCCCGCTCGCACCAGAGAGCGCGGACGAGATCGCGCGCCGCATCCCGGACCTGCGCGGCCGCGACGTCAGCGTGCTGATCTGGACGACGACGCCGTGGACGATTCCGTCGAACCTGGCGATCGCCTTCCATCCGGATTTCGACTACGGCGCGTATGAAGTCGGCAGCCGCGTGGTGATCGTGGCGGAGGCGCTGGCGCCGCGCGTCGCCGAGGCCGGCGGAAAGACGTTCGGCCCGCCGGTGGCGCGCTTCAAGGGGGCGACGCTGGAGCACATCCGCTTCCAGCATCCGCTGTACGCGCGGATCTCGCTCGGCGTGCTCGGCGACTACGTCACGCTGGACGCAGGAACCGGCGCGGTGCACACCGCGCCGGGGCACGGCGCGGACGACTTCAACACCGGTGTGCGGTACGGGCTGGACATCTACGCGCCCGTGGGTCCGAGCGGCTTGTTCCTCGAGACCGTCGACATGTTCGCCGGCCAGCGCGTGTTCGACGCCAACCCGCACATCGAGCAGGCGCTGAAGGAGCGCGCCCGGCTGTGGCACCGCGCCGATTTCGCGCATCAGTACCCGCACTGCTGGCGCTGCCACAACCCGGTGATCTTCCTCGCCACGTCGCAGTGGTTCATCCGCATGGACGGCGAGCCGGCCGTGCCGTCGAGCGGCGGCGCCAAAACCCTGCGCCAGGCGGGGCTCGACGCCATCGACCGCGACGTCAAGTGGATCCCGGCGTGGGGACGCGACCGGCTGTTCAACATGGTGTCGAACCGTCCCGACTGGTGCATCTCGCGCCAGCGGGCGTGGGGCGTGCCGATCCCGGCGGTCGACTGCTCGTCCTGCGGCGAAGCGATCATGACCGCCGCCATGGTGGAGCGCGCCGCGTCGGTCTTCGATCAGTACGGCGCGGACGCCTGGTACGAGCGGCCGATCGAGGAATTCCTGCCCGACGGATTGACCTGCCCGTCGTGCGGCGGCACGTCGTTCGACCGCGAGCGCGACATCCTCGACGTCTGGTTCGACTCGGGATCGAGCCACGAAGCCGTGCTGCCGTTCCGCCGGGAGCTCACCTGGCCGGCCGACATCTACCTCGAAGGCAGCGACCAGCATCGCGGCTGGTTCCAGAGCTCGCTGCTCGTGGGTCTCGGGACTCGGGGACGCGCGCCGTTCCGCGAAGTATTGACGCACGGGTTCCTGATCGACGTCGACGGGCGGAAGATGTCCAAGTCGCTCGGCAACACCGTGCTGCCGCAGGAAGTGATCAAGGAAAGCGGCGCCGAGATCCTGCGGCTGTGGGTGGCGATGAGCGACTTCCGCGAGGAGCTTCGCGTCGGCAAGCAGATCCTCGCCCGCGTCGTCGAGGCCTACCGCAAGTTCCGCAACACACTGCGCTACCTGGTGTCGAATCTCTATGACTTCGATCCGGCGACCGACGCGGTCGCGGTGGAGCAGCTGCAGGCGGTCGACCGCTTCATCCTGTCCCGTTATGCCAGCACCGCGGCGGCGGGGATGCGCGGGTACGAGGAGTACGACTACCCGTCCGTGTTCCAGACGCTGAACCAGTTCCTCACCGTGGACCTGAGCGCGTTCTACGCCGACGTCTCGAAGGATCGGCTGTATACGTTCGGCGCCGGATCGCGCGAGCGGCGCTCGGCGCAGACCGCCATGTTCATCATGGCCGACGGCCTGGCGCGGCTGCTGGCCCCGGTGCTGCCGGTGACCTCCGACGAGCTGTGGCGCCACAAGCCGGGCTCCGCGGAACCATCCGTACACATCGCGACCTTCCCGCGCGACGTGGAGCGGTTGATCGATCGCGGGACGGAACGCGAGTGGGCCGCGCTGCTCGACGTGCGCGACACGGTGAACCGCGCGCTGGAGAACGCGCGGCAGGCCAAGACCATCGGCACCTCGCTGGCCGCCCACGTCGCGCTGACGGCCGGAGGCGCCAGCGCCGATCTGCTGCGGCGTCACGAAGCGGATCTCCCGATGCTGTTCATCGTCTCGCAGATCAGCCTGGACACCGGCGGCCCCGAAGGGGTGAGCGTCTCGGTGTCCCGCGCCGAGGGCGAGAAGTGCGATCGCTGCTGGCGGGTGCTGCCCGAACTGTCGCGCGAGCCGCGCGTCGACGGGCTCTGCGCGCGCTGCGTCGAGGCGCTGCCGGCGGGCAGCGGTCCCTCCACGCGCTCCGGGTCGTCCCGAACGGAGCCGACCGGCGGGAGTGCCCACCGCAGCTTCAGCAAGGGTGGGGAGGTCGCGTGA
- the lspA gene encoding signal peptidase II, translating into MSTEEPLTAPPPDPPPATVLPSAPFVRPLEVVTVGAVVVFDQLTKFLVKATIPLYAKREIIPNFLDLTHVQNTGAAFGVLNAAEFPYKSAVMIGIATLALVAISLYGRQLGSHEKLSRYGLSLIIGGAFGNLVDRALAGYVVDFVDVYWGEAHFWAFNVADAAITVGAILVLLDMIGLGRQHASHPV; encoded by the coding sequence GTGAGCACCGAAGAGCCGCTCACTGCCCCGCCGCCGGATCCGCCGCCGGCGACAGTGCTGCCGTCCGCGCCGTTCGTCCGTCCACTGGAGGTGGTCACGGTCGGCGCGGTGGTGGTGTTCGATCAGCTCACCAAGTTCCTGGTCAAGGCGACCATTCCGCTTTACGCCAAGCGGGAGATCATCCCGAACTTCCTCGACCTGACGCACGTGCAGAATACCGGCGCGGCGTTCGGCGTGCTCAACGCCGCAGAGTTCCCCTACAAGTCGGCGGTGATGATTGGCATCGCCACGCTCGCGCTGGTGGCGATCTCCCTCTACGGCCGCCAGCTCGGCTCGCACGAGAAGCTGTCGCGCTACGGACTCTCCCTGATCATCGGCGGCGCGTTCGGCAACCTGGTCGATCGCGCGCTCGCCGGCTACGTCGTGGACTTCGTCGACGTCTACTGGGGCGAGGCGCACTTCTGGGCCTTCAACGTGGCCGACGCGGCGATCACCGTGGGCGCGATTCTCGTGCTCCTCGACATGATCGGGCTCGGACGCCAGCATGCATCCCATCCTGTTTGA
- the lgt gene encoding prolipoprotein diacylglyceryl transferase, with protein MHPILFEAGGLTIYSYGVLLAAAYLLGLQFALMRARARGLPAQQVMDLGIWIIISALVGAKLLLLIVDFDQFTSNPRDLLSLARSGGVFYGGLIAAVAVALVYLRRHKLPLWTTTDVFAPGIALGHIVGRFGCLLAGCCFGKPASVPWAITFTDPAAMANVGTPLGVPLHPTQLYDAGAEALILTFLLLFERRGRPFPGRTFWSYMLLYGASRFVIEFYRGDNRGMVFGALSTSQFVSILLVPLSIVMLVLLSRRIDPTRHRAAQRVAA; from the coding sequence ATGCATCCCATCCTGTTTGAGGCCGGCGGCCTCACCATCTACTCGTATGGCGTGCTGCTGGCGGCCGCGTACCTGCTCGGCCTCCAGTTCGCACTGATGCGCGCCCGCGCGCGCGGGCTTCCCGCGCAGCAGGTGATGGATCTCGGGATCTGGATCATCATCAGCGCGCTGGTCGGCGCCAAGCTGCTGCTCCTGATCGTCGATTTCGACCAGTTCACGTCGAACCCGCGCGACCTGCTCAGCCTCGCGCGCTCGGGCGGGGTCTTCTACGGCGGACTGATCGCCGCGGTGGCGGTCGCCCTCGTCTACCTGCGGCGCCACAAGCTGCCGCTGTGGACGACGACGGATGTGTTCGCGCCGGGGATCGCGCTCGGCCACATCGTCGGGCGGTTCGGCTGCCTGCTGGCAGGATGCTGCTTCGGCAAGCCGGCATCGGTGCCGTGGGCGATCACCTTCACCGATCCCGCGGCGATGGCCAACGTCGGCACGCCGCTCGGGGTTCCACTGCATCCGACGCAGCTCTACGACGCCGGGGCGGAGGCGCTGATCCTCACGTTCCTGCTGCTGTTCGAGCGGCGCGGCCGTCCGTTCCCGGGCCGCACGTTCTGGAGCTACATGCTGCTCTACGGCGCGTCGCGGTTCGTCATCGAGTTCTACCGCGGCGACAACCGCGGGATGGTCTTCGGCGCGCTGTCGACGTCGCAGTTCGTCTCGATCCTGCTGGTGCCGCTCTCGATCGTGATGCTGGTCCTCTTGAGCCGACGAATCGATCCGACGCGGCACCGGGCGGCGCAGCGGGTCGCGGCGTGA